Proteins from a single region of Geothrix sp. PMB-07:
- a CDS encoding outer membrane beta-barrel protein, giving the protein MMKALNSLAAALLLVSAASLTAQEKEGIVLSAGILSPHGDALDLTGQSMRGYGFQVGYLASPAGYGVSFFPYFGHQIMQGKDKPDQTTYNLASNALGIDLVYKIEGTPVNLFTGPSFHQWQVERRGGNPVTANQGDQNWKLGWRLGCKYLINEDWSLSASFTQTQWRSRADEDYVPGLNPSRPAYWSLQVNYRF; this is encoded by the coding sequence ATGATGAAAGCACTCAACAGTCTTGCCGCGGCCCTTCTGCTGGTTTCAGCCGCCTCCCTCACAGCCCAGGAGAAGGAGGGCATTGTCCTCTCTGCGGGCATTCTTTCCCCCCACGGCGACGCCCTCGATCTCACCGGGCAATCCATGCGGGGCTACGGATTCCAGGTCGGCTACCTGGCAAGCCCGGCGGGCTACGGTGTTTCCTTCTTCCCCTACTTTGGGCACCAGATCATGCAGGGGAAGGACAAGCCTGACCAGACCACCTACAACCTGGCCTCCAATGCCCTTGGGATCGACCTTGTCTACAAGATCGAAGGCACTCCCGTGAACCTCTTCACCGGCCCCTCGTTCCACCAGTGGCAGGTGGAGCGCCGCGGTGGCAACCCCGTCACCGCCAACCAGGGTGACCAGAATTGGAAGCTCGGCTGGCGCCTCGGTTGCAAATACCTCATCAACGAAGACTGGTCCCTGTCGGCTTCATTCACTCAAACGCAGTGGCGGAGCCGGGCCGATGAAGATTATGTCCCCGGCCTGAACCCCAGCCGACCCGCCTACTGGAGCCTGCAAGTGAACTACCGCTTCTAA
- a CDS encoding TonB-dependent receptor → MQNRSRFTPILLSLVAASLMAQETTGSVTGRVTSKAGQPLPGTVIRITSPNLLGDRTTVADSNGQFRIPILPGGQYTLTATLKDYATSKGTFQILAGQTSKADAVLTPVSDILKVQQATVEVISAATQVDKTETVTQTNMAIEEINQLMSNNLQAVTYLAPGIANAGGSPRIRGGSGNGTKWLLNGAMVNDQAWGYDLGDVTIQDMVESVAVIQSPLNARYGNTDSGLISMTTVKGTNTFSGSLRAKYRLGDSDGNNSLNATPVAYPNRLGQSSAPVPIADAAFRTYDIVFRGPIWKDHITFAFGGTYTPTSPSTSRMDRLISDPALSTDKAGTYFKLPNGSVLRRANTYNQAGLEPVTSKSTYNQFVLFYQITANHQLEWNYTQNDSRNTWYGYNPISPAGGGPDGLTTRVWDLAYKGIIGNSGVLEARFGRTMRWWPHPVTSTDPIQIQYGETSIPRPNGTFVANSIYDLSKGHIAKWTNGATSDRGDVFYDDTLVINYEHVLNINGSSHLIDVGLEKQKFQWQTQTLTQMPPRNYYVPGQLATDYTQAEVGAGYTPGDVNGKYIVMNWQATNADAGGVGNTTLWNSGKAYLIPTFREFTGQAEGTYYQPTTSLYINDQWTINQNHSVMLGVRGDRMQVQDSRGTIFSYNQITPRFEYKWDVFGDQSRVMNVSYGQFHNRVPGGQFQKYVLTRLPYDTTYYWTGTNPNPATPNAPYLVDKSALLNPANYTHVAAFSGPGTFALDPSWKAPVATEYTVGLRRSYASGMSWRTSAIYKTWKNLYDAFPEYTTSQLTQPGTSLSKPIYRRITRNDPDAVKTYKGVEMEWSIPFTQKLRFAGNYTYARTMTNASTLNDSPSSNRSPVGNFRNYFDTLYARDMYQPIKLQDPEHNAKAWFVYDLSRPKVKSSISFRANYTSGTPDYRTTTMEVGAPNSYYGATVPPGLPHTVGLITPGFTTEAVYTTSLKYDVEVELKRGIRMFASIEVNNPFNVRMSGTSDPNVAGGWNGVSAYGDNTEVKGSPNYLTHGWRANSDLSDSGVGSSRNLPRSFTLEAGLRF, encoded by the coding sequence ATGCAGAACCGTTCCAGGTTCACCCCCATCCTTCTTTCCCTGGTCGCCGCATCCCTGATGGCCCAGGAAACCACAGGCAGCGTCACTGGCCGAGTGACAAGCAAAGCCGGCCAGCCTCTGCCGGGCACGGTGATCCGCATCACCTCCCCCAACCTGCTCGGCGACCGGACCACCGTGGCAGATTCCAACGGCCAGTTCCGCATCCCCATCCTTCCTGGCGGACAGTACACCCTCACCGCCACCCTCAAGGACTACGCGACCAGCAAGGGTACCTTCCAGATCCTGGCCGGCCAGACCTCGAAGGCCGATGCGGTCCTGACCCCCGTGTCGGACATCCTCAAAGTCCAGCAGGCCACCGTCGAAGTGATCTCGGCGGCCACCCAGGTCGACAAGACCGAAACGGTCACCCAGACCAACATGGCCATCGAAGAGATCAACCAGCTCATGTCGAACAACCTCCAGGCCGTGACCTACCTGGCGCCTGGCATCGCCAACGCGGGCGGGTCACCGCGCATCCGCGGCGGATCTGGCAACGGCACCAAATGGCTGCTGAACGGCGCCATGGTCAATGACCAGGCCTGGGGCTATGATCTCGGCGACGTCACCATTCAGGACATGGTCGAATCCGTGGCCGTCATCCAGTCGCCGCTCAACGCGCGCTACGGCAATACGGACAGCGGCCTCATCTCCATGACCACGGTCAAGGGCACCAACACCTTCTCGGGCAGCCTCCGCGCCAAGTACCGGTTGGGCGATTCGGATGGCAACAATTCCTTGAACGCCACCCCCGTGGCCTACCCCAACCGCCTGGGCCAATCCTCGGCCCCCGTGCCCATCGCGGATGCGGCCTTCCGCACCTACGACATCGTGTTCCGCGGCCCCATCTGGAAGGATCACATCACCTTCGCCTTTGGCGGGACCTACACACCCACCAGCCCCTCCACCTCCCGCATGGACCGCCTGATCAGCGATCCGGCGCTCTCGACGGACAAAGCGGGCACCTACTTCAAGCTACCCAATGGCTCCGTGCTCCGCCGGGCGAACACCTACAACCAGGCGGGCCTCGAGCCGGTGACCAGCAAGAGCACCTACAACCAGTTCGTGCTCTTCTACCAGATCACGGCCAATCACCAGCTTGAGTGGAACTACACCCAGAACGATTCCCGCAACACCTGGTACGGCTATAACCCCATCTCCCCCGCAGGCGGCGGCCCTGACGGTCTCACCACCCGGGTTTGGGATCTGGCCTACAAAGGCATCATTGGAAACAGCGGCGTCCTCGAAGCCCGCTTCGGCCGCACCATGCGCTGGTGGCCCCATCCCGTGACCTCCACGGATCCCATTCAGATCCAGTACGGCGAGACGTCGATCCCCCGGCCCAACGGCACCTTTGTCGCCAATTCCATCTATGACCTGTCCAAGGGACACATCGCCAAATGGACCAACGGCGCCACCTCGGACCGCGGCGATGTCTTCTACGACGATACGCTCGTCATCAACTACGAGCATGTCCTGAACATCAACGGGAGTTCGCACCTCATTGATGTGGGCTTGGAGAAGCAGAAGTTCCAGTGGCAGACCCAGACCCTGACCCAGATGCCGCCCAGGAACTACTACGTGCCTGGTCAGCTTGCCACGGACTATACCCAGGCCGAGGTTGGCGCAGGCTACACCCCGGGAGACGTGAACGGGAAATACATCGTCATGAACTGGCAGGCGACCAATGCTGACGCCGGGGGCGTGGGGAATACGACCCTCTGGAACAGCGGGAAGGCCTACCTGATCCCCACCTTCCGCGAGTTCACGGGCCAGGCCGAAGGCACCTACTACCAGCCCACCACCAGCCTCTACATCAACGATCAGTGGACCATCAACCAGAACCACAGCGTCATGCTCGGTGTCCGTGGGGATCGGATGCAGGTCCAGGATAGCCGGGGCACGATCTTCAGCTACAACCAGATCACCCCGCGCTTCGAGTACAAGTGGGACGTCTTCGGCGATCAGAGCCGCGTGATGAACGTCTCCTACGGCCAGTTCCACAACCGCGTGCCCGGCGGCCAGTTCCAGAAATACGTGCTGACCCGCTTGCCCTACGACACCACCTACTACTGGACAGGCACCAACCCCAACCCTGCGACACCCAACGCGCCCTATCTGGTCGACAAGAGCGCCCTCCTGAACCCGGCCAATTACACGCATGTGGCCGCGTTCTCCGGCCCGGGCACCTTCGCCCTGGATCCCAGTTGGAAAGCCCCAGTCGCCACGGAATACACCGTGGGCCTGCGCCGGAGCTATGCCAGCGGCATGTCCTGGCGCACGTCGGCGATCTACAAGACGTGGAAGAATCTCTACGACGCCTTCCCCGAGTACACCACCTCGCAGCTCACTCAGCCTGGTACTTCCCTGTCCAAGCCCATCTACCGGCGCATCACCAGGAACGATCCCGATGCCGTGAAGACCTACAAAGGCGTCGAGATGGAGTGGAGCATCCCCTTCACTCAGAAGCTGCGCTTCGCGGGCAACTACACCTACGCCCGCACCATGACCAACGCCTCCACCCTGAACGACAGCCCCAGCTCCAACCGGAGCCCGGTGGGCAACTTCCGCAACTACTTCGACACCCTGTACGCCCGGGATATGTACCAGCCCATCAAGCTGCAGGATCCGGAACACAACGCCAAGGCCTGGTTCGTCTACGATCTGAGCCGCCCCAAGGTGAAATCCAGCATCAGCTTCCGGGCCAACTACACCAGCGGCACACCGGATTACCGCACGACCACCATGGAAGTGGGCGCCCCCAACAGCTACTACGGCGCCACCGTGCCTCCCGGCCTGCCTCACACGGTCGGCCTCATCACCCCAGGGTTCACCACGGAAGCCGTCTACACCACCTCTCTGAAATACGACGTCGAGGTGGAACTCAAGCGAGGCATCCGGATGTTCGCCTCCATCGAAGTCAACAACCCCTTCAACGTGCGCATGAGCGGCACCAGCGATCCGAACGTCGCGGGCGGCTGGAACGGGGTGAGCGCCTATGGCGACAACACCGAGGTTAAGGGCTCGCCGAACTACCTGACCCACGGATGGCGCGCCAATTCGGACCTCTCGGATTCTGGGGTCGGGAGCTCCCGCAACCTCCCCCGCTCGTTCACGCTTGAAGCCGGTCTTCGATTCTAA
- a CDS encoding DUF3472 domain-containing protein: MNRSSVIGLSASAGSAALLILTASPCVHADERLKDIACRSVHLGYQAPESLAFYNEVKVEQSAPGTFFMVCGWKDGYFGIQEGEDGHRQIIFSVWDAYKGDDPGAVPDGQQVILRHQDPGVRVGRFGGEGTGGQSFLPFPWKAGETYRFLVTAKPVARRTEFSGWVFEPKSKAWRKLITFSTVTEGRALKDCYSFIEDFKRDRVSTKRVRKAAFGHGWALGVDNQWRFLDRAKFTADRNPVLNIDAGQQQGWYFLCTGGNTRNQGTPLWDTMTLPVEGRPTRPSDLPDVHE; the protein is encoded by the coding sequence ATGAACCGGTCAAGCGTCATCGGCCTCTCAGCATCCGCAGGTTCGGCGGCCCTGCTCATCCTGACCGCGTCACCCTGTGTCCACGCGGACGAGCGCCTGAAGGACATCGCCTGTCGTTCGGTGCATCTGGGCTACCAGGCGCCAGAAAGCCTGGCCTTCTACAACGAGGTCAAGGTCGAGCAGAGCGCCCCGGGCACCTTTTTCATGGTGTGCGGCTGGAAGGATGGCTATTTCGGCATCCAGGAAGGCGAAGACGGTCATCGCCAGATCATCTTCTCGGTGTGGGATGCCTACAAAGGCGATGATCCAGGCGCCGTGCCGGACGGCCAGCAGGTGATCCTGCGTCACCAGGACCCGGGCGTGCGCGTGGGCCGCTTCGGCGGCGAGGGCACCGGCGGCCAGAGCTTCCTGCCCTTTCCCTGGAAAGCGGGCGAGACCTACCGTTTTCTGGTCACCGCCAAGCCTGTGGCCCGGCGCACCGAGTTCAGCGGCTGGGTCTTCGAGCCGAAATCAAAGGCCTGGCGGAAGCTGATCACCTTCAGCACCGTCACCGAAGGCCGCGCCCTCAAGGATTGCTATTCCTTCATCGAGGATTTCAAGCGAGACCGCGTTTCCACAAAACGGGTCCGGAAGGCGGCCTTCGGCCACGGCTGGGCGCTGGGAGTGGACAATCAGTGGCGGTTCCTGGACCGGGCGAAGTTCACGGCGGACCGCAACCCCGTGCTGAACATCGACGCGGGCCAGCAGCAGGGCTGGTACTTCCTCTGCACCGGCGGGAACACCCGAAACCAGGGCACGCCCCTTTGGGACACCATGACCTTGCCCGTCGAAGGGCGGCCCACCCGGCCCAGCGACCTTCCCGACGTCCATGAGTGA
- a CDS encoding Gfo/Idh/MocA family oxidoreductase: MSQTPISRRFFLQASALAGASATLGAASGSQGATPPKEALETMMGVPFPKHDKVRIGVIGAGRRGQSVMSDLLNVPKVEIRAVCDIDPRQIEQTKKRFARKGLPEPRLYTKDGRDYENLCKQDDLDFIFIATPWEWHTEMALCAMNQGKHVGVEVPAGVTLPQLWELVRTSERTRKHCMMMENCCYGDNEMMVLAMARQGLFGTITHGEAAYIHDLRMVMNEKDPEGRYVSEATWRRAWHTRENGNLYPTHGLGPVCWYMGIHQGDRLDSLVSMSSLEASLSEDQATRFKGRGETFVCGDINTSILRTVKGRTILLQHDTVSPRPYTRHNLIQGTKGAFADYPERLYLDDVAKKTKKHEWIEGEEALKPYREQYVHELWKRVGELARKNGGHGGMDYIMCYRVVECMLEGLAPDFNVYDAAAWSAPFPLSVASVKGGGSLQKVPDFTNGHWDRKA, encoded by the coding sequence ATGAGCCAGACTCCCATTTCCCGCCGATTTTTCCTGCAGGCCAGTGCCCTGGCGGGCGCTTCGGCGACCCTAGGCGCAGCCAGCGGGTCACAGGGTGCCACGCCTCCCAAGGAGGCCCTTGAGACCATGATGGGGGTGCCCTTCCCCAAGCACGACAAGGTGCGCATCGGCGTCATCGGCGCAGGGCGCCGCGGACAGAGCGTCATGAGCGATTTGCTCAACGTACCCAAGGTGGAGATCCGGGCCGTCTGCGACATTGATCCCCGGCAGATCGAGCAAACGAAGAAGCGCTTCGCCCGCAAGGGCCTGCCCGAGCCCCGCCTCTACACCAAGGATGGCCGCGACTACGAAAACCTCTGCAAGCAGGACGATCTGGATTTCATCTTCATCGCCACGCCCTGGGAATGGCACACGGAGATGGCGTTATGCGCCATGAACCAGGGCAAGCATGTGGGCGTGGAAGTGCCTGCTGGCGTGACCCTGCCCCAGCTGTGGGAGCTGGTGCGCACCAGCGAACGCACCCGCAAGCACTGCATGATGATGGAGAACTGCTGCTACGGCGACAACGAGATGATGGTGCTGGCCATGGCGCGCCAAGGCCTCTTCGGCACCATCACCCACGGGGAAGCCGCCTACATCCACGACCTGCGCATGGTCATGAACGAGAAGGATCCCGAGGGCCGCTACGTCAGCGAAGCCACCTGGCGCAGGGCCTGGCATACGCGGGAGAACGGCAACCTCTACCCCACCCACGGGCTGGGCCCCGTCTGCTGGTACATGGGCATCCATCAGGGTGATCGCCTCGACAGCCTGGTCTCCATGTCCAGCCTGGAGGCCTCCCTCAGCGAGGATCAGGCCACGCGCTTCAAGGGTCGCGGTGAAACCTTCGTCTGCGGCGACATCAACACCAGCATCCTGCGCACGGTGAAGGGCCGCACCATCCTGCTGCAGCACGACACGGTGTCGCCCCGTCCCTACACCCGGCACAACCTGATCCAGGGCACCAAGGGCGCCTTCGCGGACTACCCGGAACGGCTCTACCTGGATGACGTGGCCAAGAAGACCAAGAAGCACGAGTGGATCGAGGGCGAAGAGGCCCTGAAGCCCTACCGCGAGCAGTACGTGCACGAGCTGTGGAAGCGCGTGGGCGAGCTGGCCCGCAAGAACGGCGGCCACGGCGGCATGGACTACATCATGTGCTACCGCGTGGTGGAGTGCATGCTGGAGGGCCTCGCGCCCGATTTCAACGTCTACGATGCGGCCGCATGGAGCGCGCCCTTCCCGCTTTCCGTCGCCAGTGTGAAGGGCGGCGGCAGCCTGCAGAAGGTCCCCGATTTCACCAACGGTCACTGGGACCGCAAGGCATGA